The sequence CTCAGGGAGACATTACTGGGAAGTGGAGGGCAGTAACTCAGGGGAATGGGTTGTAGGGTTGGCCTATCCCAGTATAGACAGGAGAGGAGATCAGTCATGGATTGGATATAATAAGAAGTCCTGGGGTTTGTGGAGGTGGCCGGGTAATCAGTATGCAGTGAGACATAATGGAAAATTAATCCTGTTATCTCACCTCCCGTCCTGTCAGGGGTTGGGGATATTCCTGGACTATGAGGCCGGGCGGCTGTCCTTTTATGAGCTGTGTGACCCGGtcagacacttacacacctTCACTACCACCTTCACTGAGCCGCTTCACGCTGCGTTCTGGGTTTGGGGAAAAGCCTGGGTGAGCATCTAGAGCTGGGATTCATGATTTCTGAATAATTTATCTGCCTGGCAACTAGTGACACCTCAGAGAGAGGAAATCCAATTGGTTACAATATACCGCCAGGGCCATTTCGCTCCCCGTAACTTGACTAAATCTGGGAATGTTACTACGTCTGCGTCTGAATGGAATTTCACATTTATTGCTCCAAGTGATTTACTGGGTTTAATTAAagctattatctatctatagttctttaataatttttttaaaattctgggCTGCTTTGGAAAAAACTACATATCCCTTTCCATAATGAgaacaagtaaaaataaatgtacctgTAATAAAGATGGCGAATGTAACGAAATGTGGATTTTCTTTCTTAAATTAAGTGTCAATAACACataatttaatagttttatttatttagggggttttatccgTGTATGCGAGACAGGAGCATAAGAGGCAGCTAATTATAGGTATTAAGCCATGGCTGGGAAATGAAGCCAAGAACAAggatttggttttatttcccacAATGGCCCTATTTAGCGGAATAAgaaactgtataaaaaaaatatggattccGCCTTCCTCCAAAAGGAGCAGAAGTGGGCAGCGTTTGTCCCGAGTCAGCATTCTAGTCAGAGGTATTCTCGAGATCTCTTTTTGTATCATCTGACGTCTCCCTCTCTACCACAGGCCAGATTCTACTTGTGAGGCTTGAAGACAAATATAGGCCATGGTTATATTAGGAAAGAGTTAATCTAACTGGAGTCTGCCGGGGGTTGGTGATTGGGTTACCATGTAGTGGGTGGAGCCTTGTGTGATTATATAAACTGTTTATATTAGCCGGGCAGTATTTTCTGAGTTTGCTGGAGGTGCTGcgctgggtcaggcctagggcatcGTCAGAGGTAAATCCGTTAATCGGCAGCTTTTGTCCAAATACAGCATTTTCTAAGTGTAGTTGGTGATAATCAGGAGGTAATCTGGTGGTGATAATAATCATCTGCATACATTTCAGGTACAGTAGTAGGCCGCCGGCCTGTTGACGTGCAATTTGTGTTGTATTTTTACTTCAGACCAACATGGCGGATTATAAAAGGCTAGCAATTCTCTCTTACACCAGGAGATTCATAAAGTGGAGGCTGAGATTTATAAACTCTCCAAATCAGCAGGTGCCACTGCCTCAGAGGTCtcctggaaataaataaataataaacaaaactcccaaaacacaagaaaaaggAGCTAAGAGAGAAAAGTGTCCCTCAAAATGGCATCCTCCAGACCAATAGTGATGCGCGATCAACCATCAGACTGAtgcatttttcaattaaaaaaaaaaaacttttgaacagttttCTCATTGGGTTTGTGTTAAATGGGAAGATAATGGggattaaaactttttttttaaaaaataattgtactaTTATGCGAagtcaaaataaataacaaaagtgGAAATTATGAGCTTAAACGTCTCTACTAAGACTGCTGCTGCCATACAGGTCTCCTccctaaccaaaaaaaaaaaatcatatcacCAGAGTGCAAACCATAAAggagtaaataaatacaaaaatatgtatttattaaccccttaaggataatgggcggtccctaaacctattgaaaaccattttgagcccgtacatgtacaggctttgtcattaaggggttaatgaatatgtgtttaTTAATGTCCCTTTCTGGTTTCTGTCGATTTCCATTTTATGATGAGCCGGGTGCACGGGTAAGCAAGGTATATAAAGATAGCTTAAATTGTCCTCAAGAAAATATATGGAGATTCCCCTGAGTAAAGTGTAAAATTATCCCAGTGTCTCACACAGGACATTTTTGCCTGGCACTCAGAGGGCTAAATTGAGTCACACCTCCAACGTTTTTACAGATGAGTGACGCAAACTATGTCTCTCTGCAATTTGCATTAATCTTGCCCAGCGGATGCTGCCAGACGTCACTTGGGTAACAGCGCTGAGTATCTGCGAATGAATGTATAATCCTGTATGGAGGGAATGAATTTCTCCTGCTCATTACCCAGATTTACTCTTTTTATACATGATTATTGGTCTTGTGCACACCCTCCCCCCAACACCGTGCAACTCATAGTTATGCATCTAAATACGAACATAAATAGGACACGGCAATTATTAATCTAGAGCGTCATCAGAAACTATGTGAAACAAACAGTCCCCACCCTGTATTTAGAAGATGGTAAAGCTCACCATCTGCGTTCCGGGAAATTCAGTATAGTTTTCTTCTCGCTGTTCTCAGTGATGGCTACTGGTAGTCTGAGACAGGAGATGACCTGCTCTGTCTGCACTGACATTTACAAAGATCCTGTTACCCTGACATGCGGACACAGCTTCTGCCGGGAATGTATCACTAAGACATGGGATGGCCAGGATGACGAGCAGAGATTTTCTTGTCCTGAGTGCAGAGAAAGGTACAGGACTCGCCCCAAGCTTGAAAGAAGCCATAGACTGTATAACATAGTGGAGAGTTTCTTATCTACTCACCCAGCGCAGGAGTACGATGGGGTCTCCTGTACTTACTGTGACTCTCCTGTGCCTGCTGCTAAAACCTGTCTGCTGTGTGAAGCTTCTCTGTGCGAGAAACACTTAAAGAAACACAGCAAGTCCCCGGAACATGTTCTAACTGAACCCACCGCTTCACTGGAGAACAGAAAATGCTCCGTCCACAGGAAGGTCCTGGAATATTACTGCACTGAGGATGCCGTCTGTATCTGTTTGTCCTGCAATTTGGCCGGAGAGCACAGGGGACACCAGGTGGAGACTCTGAATGAGGCCTctgagaagaagaaagagaaactGAGAAATGTTCTGCAGAAACTGACCTCAAAGCGAGAGGAGACAGAGAAACGAGTCGAGAGTCTGCAGGAGCGCAGGAGAGAAGTGAGAGAAAAAGCAGCTGGAGAAACGGAGCGAGTCGCGGCCCTGATTAGAGACATCAGGGAACAGCTGGAAGCTCTAGAGAAGAGGGTCCTGAGTGAGATCTCCCGGCAGGAAGTGCAGGCCTTACTCCGCGTCTCAGATCTAATCCAGCAGCTGGAAATAAGGAAGGAGGGACTGTCCAGGAAGATACAAGACATCGAGGAGCTGTGCAACATGACTGACCCAATAGCTGTCTTACAGGAATGGGAATCAGACCATTATAAGTTTTGTGATGCTGAGGAGGGAGATGATAACGACAGAGAAATTGATGATAAAAAGTTCTGTGCTGTAGATCTGGATGATGGTCTGATCTCAGTGATTTTACACACAGGTTTAGCTGGTATTGTGACCGCTGCAAAGAGACGCCTCGATGCTCCTCAGGCTTCAGACATATTACTGGATGTAAACACGGCTGGTAATCGTGTAGATGTATCAGGTGACTTGAAAACTGTATCCTGGTCAGAAATAAACCAGAGTCGCCCGAATACACCAGAGAGATTTCAGGGTTGTGCTCAGGTTTTAAGCACCAGGAGTTTCTCCTCAGGGAGACATTACTGGGAAGTGGAGGTCAGTAAATCAGGGATATGGGGTGTAGGGATGGCCTATCCCAGTATAGACAGGAGAGGACGTCAGTCAGCGATTGGATATAATAAGAAGTCCTGGGGTTTGTGGATGTGGTCAGGTGATCAGTATTTAGTGAGACATGACAGTAAAGTAATCCAGTTACCTCACCGCCCATTCTGTCAGAGGTTGGGGATATTCCTGGACTATGAGGCCGGGCGGCTGTCCTTTTATGAGCTGTGTGACCCGGtcagacacttacacacctTCACTGCCACCTTCACTGAGCCGCTTCACGCTGCGTTTGGGGTAAGGAGTGAAGCCTGGGAGAAGATCTGGAGCTGGGAATAATGATTCTTGTGTAGCTGATTTGCCTGGCAACTACTGACAGCTCAAAGAGAGGAAATCTGATTGGTTACAACAGGTAGCGCCTTAATAACCCATTGCATGCCAGGGCTAGTTCACGCTCTAGGACCCGAGTAAATCTAACGTCACTACGCCTGCTTCTGAATGGAATTTCTAATTTATTGTGCCAAATTATATACTCTGTTTAATTAATAACAAtgaattatctatctatctttcctAAATCAACCTAAccaaattttttaaaattctgggGCTTTTTAATCCCCCCTCAAATTCTGCATTAATAACATGATTTAATGgtgacatttaataaaataaatcggCTGATGGCGATTTGTGTCGTGGTCTtaattagattaaaataaattcatgGCATCTGAAATAAATCATCCCTCTCAAATCACACTTTACTTATTGGACTTAAGTGGGACTCACAAACAAATGTCAATCAAAGTCAGAAACCTAAATAGCATACCTGCTAAGAGTCCCTGCTTAGTTTGGCCAGTTCCCAAATCTTTGTGCCCTTCTTTACTCCCCTATAGCTCTcttaatcatacctgggaatttgtGGGCTCCGGCCCTCTGGAGCATACCCTGGAGGGATAAGGTCAGAACTGCCCAGAttagtgggcagtcctgctgatgtcagtgggcgttctcccagatgtcagtgggtgttccTGGTGACATTGttggaaacacccccatttaaaagggATAATGGATGGGTAGTGGGGCATGCCAGGACCACATTCCCGTGACCTGGTAGATTCGGTTGTTAAACCGGAGAAGAAGCAATTTTCCTGGAGTTCTCCAGGCCTTCTCCTAACAGTGCTGTAAGGGGGCTTCTGAGACCCCATCTCTAGCTATACAGGTAGATAAGAGTAAATGCACTGAGAAAAGGGTAAGAAGGGTAAACACCTGGGAGAGGGTGTTActgacacattttaaaaatggtaaGGAAGCGAGACATGACTGGAAGTTGGATGTTATTGTGAATTTGTCCAGTGAGGAGGTCAGCGCGCTAACAGGTGTTTTCAGTAACCTTGATGAGGATCTGCAGCAGGTGGCATCCAACGTATCTTTATCGGGGGTTTTACCCGTGTATGCGAGACAGGAGTGTACAAGGCAGCAAACCATAGATTTTAAGCTGTGGCTGAGAAATGAAAATATGGATTCCACTTTCCTCCAACAGAAAGAGAAGTGGGAAGCGTTTGTCCCGGGTCAGCATTCTAGCCAGAGATATTCTGGAGATCTCTTTTTGTATCCGGCTTTACTGACATCTCCCTCTCCTCTACCACAGGCCAGATTCTCCTTGGGAGACTCGAAGAAAAATTGAGGCCTTGGTTAGATTAGGAGAGAGTTAATCTGACTGGAACCAGCTGGGTGTTGGTGATTGGATTACTTTGTAGTGGGTGGAGTCTTGTGTGAGTATTTAAACTGTCTATAGCCGGGCAGTATTTTCTGAGTTTGCTGGAGGTGCTGcgctgggtcaggcctagggcatcGTCTGGGGTACATCTGTCAATCGGCAGCTTTTGTCCAAATACAGCATTTTCTAAGTGTAGTTGGTGATAATCAGGAGGTGATCTGGTGGTGATAATAAGCATCTGCATACACTTCAGGTACAGTAATAGGCCGCCGGCCTGTTGACGTGACATGTGTGTTGTATTTTTACCTCAGACCAACATGGCGGATTATAAAACTCTGTTTACCAGcaattctttcttttatatcagGAGGTTCATAAAGTGGAGGCTGAGATTTACAAACTCTCCAACTCCACACAAATCACCGGTGCTGCAGCCTCAGAGGCTTCCTGGAAATGACCGTTGGACTACAGGTGGTTGTGAACAGGAGAAAATGGTAGACAAGAAGCAGATCCTGCTCTTTGTTTTGAGGCCCTTTCAGGATCCAGTCTCGGCCTAGAACTATAACCAGACTGAGggagaaaatacaaaacaaatcttAAGGAGGCAAAACGCATTATGAGATGCCCCAAAGTTCACACAGAGGGGGGAAATGCTCAGTTAAtaagaaagaataaaagaacacaaaacagTATTACCACAGAGAACCCAAAGAGTTAATTAGTTGAGTAGCTTTCTGGGTAATTAAAGTTTAgtttcattttcttgttttcagTTATGGCGTCCGCTGGTCTGATAGAGGAGCTCACCTGCTCGTTCTGCCTGAGCATTTATACCGATCCCGTAATCCTGACATGTGGACACAGCTTCTGTCGGGTCTGTATTGGGGATGTGCTGGACAcccaggaagaggggagatactCGTGCCCTGAATGCAGAGAAACTTTCAGGACTCGACCTGAGCTTAGAAGATCCCTGAGACTGAGGAACATAGCACGGAGTCTGTTCGATACAGAGCCTGTGCTTACAATGGCTGGAATCTCCTGTAGTTATTGTATTACCTCTCCTGTTCCTGCTTCTAAAACCTGTCTACTCTGTGAAGCTTCTCTGTGTGAGGAGCACCTGAGGGTCCACAGCAAGTCAGCAGAACACGTCTTAACGGAACCCACCACCTCTACTGATAAAAGAAAATGCTCCGTCCACCGGGAGATCCTGAAATATTACTGCACTAAGGATGCTGtctgtatctgtgtgtcctgcAACTTGGCCGGAGAGCACAGGGGACACCAGGTGGAGACTCTGAATGAGGCTTctgagaagaagaaggagaaactGAGAAATGTTCTGCAGAAACTGACCTCAAAGCGAGCGGAGACAGAGAAACGAGTCCTGAGTCTGCAGGAGCGCAGGAGAGAAGTGCGAGAAAAAGCAGCTGGAGAAACGGAGCGAGTCACTGCCCTGATTAGAGACATCAGGGAACAGCTGGAAGCTCTAGAGAAGAGAGTCCTGAGTGAGATCTCCCGGCAGGAAAAGCAGGTCTTACTCCGAGTCTCAGATCTAATCCAGCAGCTGGAAATAAAGAAGGAGGGACTGTCCAGGAAGATACATGACATTGAGGAGCTGTGCAACATGGCTGACTCATTAACTGTCTTACAGAAACAGGACTTTTCTGATTCTAAGAGTGATAAGGATGAGTTACattctgaagaagaagaggagagagacaTTGATGATAAAAAGCTCCGTGCTATAGATCTGGATGAGGGTCTGATCTCAGTGATTTTACACACAGGTTTAGCTGGTATTGTGACCGGTGCAAAGAGACGTCTCGATGCTCCTCAGGCTTCAGACATATTACTGGATGTAAACACGGCTGGTAATCGTGTAGATGTATCAGGTGACTTGAAAACTGTGTCCAGATCAGAAATAAACCAGATTTACCCAGAAACACCAGAGAGATTTCAGGATTATGCTCAGGTTTTAAGTACCAGGAGTTTCTCCTCAGGGAGACATTACTGGGGAGTTGAGGGCATAGAATCAGGGGTATGGGTTGTCGGGATGGCCTATCCCAGTATAGACAGGAGAGGATGTCAGTCATGGATTGGATATAATAACAAGTCATGGGGTTTGCGGAAGTGGTCAGGTGATCAGTATTTAGTGAGACATGACGGTAAAGTAATCCAGTTACCTCACCGCCCGTCTTGTCAGAGGTTGGGAATATTCCTGGACTATGAGGCCGGGCGGCTGTCCTTTTATGAGCTGTGTGACCCGGtcagacacttacacacctTCACTGCCACCTTCACTGAGCCGCTTCACGCTGCCTTTGAGGTATGGAGTAAATCCTGGGTGAAAATCTGGAGCTGGGATTAATGATCTCTGTGTAAAAGATTTGCCCGCCAACCAGTGACAGCTCAGAGAAGAGAAATCCGATTGGTTACATAATAACCCGTTGTGTGCCAGGGCTGTTTCACTCCCCATAACCTGAGTAACTCTGGGAATGTTACTAGATCTGTGTCTGAAtgtaatttttcatatattgcaCCAAGTGATGTAATGGGTTTAATTAATCagaatctatctatctatctatctatatatctatctattatctatctatctatctatctatctatctatctatctatctatccatgtaTCTCTTTATAGTTCTCTAATCAAATGTTTAAGATTCTGTATCAATAACATATAATTTAATGGTTTCATGTAAGCAAATAAATCGGTTGATGGAGATTTGTGTCTTGGGATTGATTATGTTAAAGTCCTGTTGTTGCATCTGAAATAAAACACGCCGCTCCTCACAAATCCTACTTTACTTTTGGACAAAAGAGGGATTCCGTGGCAAATGCTAACTGGAATCAGAAATCTCAGTATCATATCTTGATACTTATTTCATTTGTCCAGTGCCTCTGTGGGAGCGCCATATTTCTGTGTGCTTCTGTCTTCCTCTGTTGCCCCTCTTACCTCCCTCAttgctcctctttcctcccacggtgtccctctttcctcccctgttgccAGTCCTTTCCAGGAGCTCAGAATGGTTGCTGCGTATCAGGGTATATTTGCCTTGTTTAAGTTTTAAATCCGGCAAATATAACCCATTCTCCTAAATAccccactcagttacacaaatactcAGCAGTAGGGCATAAAGTGACATAGAGTCTCTGGGTAAAGCCCTACcccagccacgcctctaacccCACCCCTTAAAAGCGTCTTCTTCCATTATTTGAAATGTCGGGATGTCTGCGGTGTAGGGACTGTCTGCCGATAATGGAGACATCCGCACATTTCACTGGGCCATTTCAGTGCCAGTCTCTGTAGGGCCAAACTCAGGGGCATATTAACCTTGGGTACTGGCCTAGGCCTGATCCAAGCGAACAGAACCCTGCTGCCTGGATACAGCATGGTACCCCGTACCCGGCGCTCTGCTGGACGTGCGCTGCTGGGTAAAGCTGCCATGGAGGATGTACGGGTTTGGCTCAGACCTCCTCCTGGCTTTATCCCACATAAATAAATCTAAGCGAAGAAAGGTAGAAATCAAGAAGCAAGAAGGTAATCAACAATGTATAATAAGACAATGTATgtaaaacatgtctcaatcCTAAACCCAACATTCAtcagttacaaaaataaatagatgaTATAAAATAGAATATGATAAAGCTCAGTCTCTGTTCTGAGAAAGTTTTCTTCCTGCTGAAGGTATTTTCCCATTGATTGCGCTAACAGTAATTACCGTAtcggctcgattataggccccacccgattataggccgcatcctaaaagttaggtgcttttttaaaaaataaaaaaatttgattaaattagattagtggaatagtaaaacagtattctaactaacacactgtattttaacattttggtatctattatgctgTTAGTCAACATATGTCGGGTCGCCTGATCGGTGGGGGTTCGTTTATTCCTGGTCACATCAACCTAGGCATGTACGCTCTTGTTCCTGTTTCAATTTGTATTAATGTgaattatccccccccccccaaccactGCTTTGTAAACAGTCCAGGGCGTCTGGAGAAACTGAAGAATGGGGTTGTCCTTGAAGTAATCTGTGATCTGTTGTTAGATGGAGCTTGGGTCATTATTCAATCGTTCAATCTCCATACTCATGAAGGAACGAGCTAAGCCAAGCACGCCTGCTATCAGTGCATGGTCTGACCAACTTATCACTCCTACGAATTTTATTTCGGGGAGACTAGTCTTTTAGGTCAGCCACTTTATTCAATTCATCTCCACAAGCACGTCAATGACATTGTCTGCAAACCCATTATGGGCCTCCATGTAATCCATCATCTTGGATTCCATGTGGTCCACCCATGTAACTCTTGGATATCTTTTTGCAGTATATTAGTCATGTCTCGTGTATCCTTTTTAAACGCTTCACCCTTATTTTAGAGGAGTGATTTCATTAAGGTATCCATGACTGGGCTATCACCACTTGTCTCCAACACTTAAGAGCTCTGATCTCCAGCCACAATAGACTCTAGACCTGTTGATGAGTTAGAGCTTTTCTCCACCTACTGTGACATGTTTTGTGCCTCTATGGCTTTCGGTTTTCTCAAAAAAACGGAAACTCTAGCCAAACTTTCCCTAACTCAGCTATGGGACACATTTGGGGAGGACTTTCCAGGTACATATATTCACTATAATTAACTAAAAACATAGGGACGGTGGGGGGAATCACAGGAACTCCTTCCTCGCATTTCcatcttgctcatcatcaaaaaaCCCTCTTTATTAATGTGATTTAAACAGGATTATCAGGTATTATGCACTACCCCACCCTACACTGGGCAATTCATACTTTTTATACATCTAATTGAGAACATAAATAGGACACGGCAATTATGATTTCCCAGAAACAGAAAGCGAAACAGAAATGTGAGATAAACAGTCCGCACCCTGTACTTAGAACGTGATAAAGCTCACGCTTTATGTTTTGGGAAAATCAGTATAGTTCAGGACTTCAAATGGAGGAGCTGAATGTTTCTCTCATGCCCCTTTGCCTGCTGGGACATGTGATCTGATACACCAATCAGGGGGCGGCAGGATCTTCCAGAGGTTTTTGGGAGCTGGCTATTGGCAGTGAGGGAGGTTGTGGAAGAAGGTCCTCCACAGGAGTGGGCTGTGTGATCAGGCCGCAGGAACACTCTTTACAGTATTGTGGGCTCCCTGAGGAGAGAAGTCTTGTAGTTACCCTGGGGTCCCGCCATTAGCTGGGGAGGGTATCCGGGATCCCCCCCGCTCAGATCTGAGTGCCCGCTGTCTCTATGCTGCCCGATGGTAGAGAGACCTCCGGGACAGCGTGGAGGAGGCAGGACTGGTTGGCcagaaacacaaatatatatatattctcctgTACCCCAGGCAAGGGCCCCAGGTATGCTGGTTAGGGATCATCACCTGCATTGCAGGTTCCTATCCAGTAGGGGACGCTGCCAATGACCCAGATACCCCAATCTCTTTGTTTAACGTAGGGGCTCAGAAGTCCCAAGTGAGCCCCAAAGCAGTAACCCTGGTAAGTGCCACGGGATGCCAGGAAGATGCTACCGGATCAAAGGGTTCTTCTGCCCTAAAGGCCACAACAGGTTCCCACTCAGCCCCCTATAGCAATCCGAAACATgggtttattaaatgtatagaacgtaaataaaaggcaaaaatacagagaaaataatttattggtttaatctaatatttatataatattaaattaattcatattatcaacaattaaaaaaacatacaagacaataaataaacttttttttaaaaaatgtcttaaCGCTGAAGGGATCGCCAGACCTTTGATATTAAAGCAGACGAGGATATCCTTCATATTAACAAGTCTTCtaatacacaaataaataaataaaatagttttataaataattaataagatAAATAGTTAgaaataagttatatatatagagtTCATTCTCTGGGGTTAGATTTACCATAAAGAGGGTTAATTCAGTAAATTAAATTCCACCGTCGTGTGATCTGCTTAAAGGGGAACCATATCAGAGAATCGTAATATGACGCTTCCCCTTTAATTAGCATTCAGACTCCGAGAAACCATGAAGAACGTCGGACGTTAAGAAATGTCAGTTTGGGAACGTTGGCCTAGAAGCAAGTTCATCTCGGTGAGAGAGGGAGGTCACCCATCTTGAGATTCTGTGTTTCTTGTTACAAACCATTGTCACGAAGATATGAAACTCCGTAGTTTTGTATAAAATCAGTCCAGCGGTGAACGGgttaagtgcatttttttttcaggaaataataataataaaaaaaccaaatacCTTCATTTGCATATCCCAACAAAAGGATTCAGTTTCATAAACGTCTGAATACACCCGTGACGGGATGTGCGATACTTGGACACCACAAGGTGGAAAAGGTGCTGCATAAGGTCCCCAAATTCCTCCTGCCGACGTTAAGAGGACCAGATAGCCAATTACGTAAGTCTAGGGTGGGTGGTGGTAAGTTACTTAAACTAAAATCCCTCCCCGTGTATGGAAGAACTTTTTGGGGGATGTATGATGACCACTCATGGATCAGAAGACCCTCTGGTTCAAAACCAGAAGATAATTTGCACCTAAATCTTAAGAACTTATGTCCATGACCAATGCATAAACGCTGGTGTTGAAGGTTTTTTCGACAGCAACCATGGAACGTTTTGGTCAACCTTACATTGCA comes from Spea bombifrons isolate aSpeBom1 chromosome 11, aSpeBom1.2.pri, whole genome shotgun sequence and encodes:
- the LOC128469272 gene encoding E3 ubiquitin/ISG15 ligase TRIM25-like, which produces MATGSLRQEMTCSVCTDIYKDPVTLTCGHSFCRECITKTWDGQDDEQRFSCPECRERYRTRPKLERSHRLYNIVESFLSTHPAQEYDGVSCTYCDSPVPAAKTCLLCEASLCEKHLKKHSKSPEHVLTEPTASLENRKCSVHRKVLEYYCTEDAVCICLSCNLAGEHRGHQVETLNEASEKKKEKLRNVLQKLTSKREETEKRVESLQERRREVREKAAGETERVAALIRDIREQLEALEKRVLSEISRQEVQALLRVSDLIQQLEIRKEGLSRKIQDIEELCNMTDPIAVLQEWESDHYKFCDAEEGDDNDREIDDKKFCAVDLDDGLISVILHTGLAGIVTAAKRRLDAPQASDILLDVNTAGNRVDVSGDLKTVSWSEINQSRPNTPERFQGCAQVLSTRSFSSGRHYWEVEVSKSGIWGVGMAYPSIDRRGRQSAIGYNKKSWGLWMWSGDQYLVRHDSKVIQLPHRPFCQRLGIFLDYEAGRLSFYELCDPVRHLHTFTATFTEPLHAAFGVRSEAWEKIWSWE